Proteins encoded within one genomic window of Brassica rapa cultivar Chiifu-401-42 chromosome A09, CAAS_Brap_v3.01, whole genome shotgun sequence:
- the LOC103842381 gene encoding DNA-directed RNA polymerase 3, chloroplastic has product MASPAAPSPSLSIYQTSLFHPQTSLVTWLKPPSSSALFRRKPTKRLLPPISAASSSSSSTSLSLTEKPTTVHFHGNLIESFESHDSFPGAIKGAAFTENPVERSELSATRRLFTQDPPWISALFLKGLTKMTVKIERKDIDKRKFDSLRRRQVKEETEAWERMVEEYRDLEKEMCEKSLAPNLPYVKHMFLGWFQPLKEVIEREQRLQKNKSKKVRAAYAPHIELLPADKMAVIVMHKMMGLVMSGHEDGCIQVVQAAVSIGIAIEHEVRIHNFLKRTRKNNAGDSQEELKDKQLLRKRVNSLIRRKRIIDALKVVKSEGIKPWGRATQAKLGSRLLELLMETAYVQPPLTQSGDSIPEFRPAFRHKFKTVTKYPGSKLVRRYGVIECDSLLLAGLDKSAKHMLIPYVPMLVPPKRWRGYDKGGYLFLPSYIMRTHGSKKQQDALKDISSKTAHRVFEALDTLGNTKWRVNRKILDVVERLWADGGNIAGLVNREDVPIPEKPSSEDPEELQSWKWSVRKAKKTNRERHSLRCDVELKLSVARKMKDEEGFYYPHNLDFRGRAYPMHPHLNHLSSDLCRGTLEFAEGRPLGKSGLYWLKIHLANLYAGGVEKLSHEGRLSFVENHLDDIMDSAENAIHGRRWWLKAEDPFQCLAACVVLAQALKSPSPYSVISHLPIHQDGSCNGLQHYAALGRDSFEAAAVNLVAGEKPADVYSEISLRVHEIMKKDSSKDPESNPTAALAKILINQVDRKLVKQTVMTSVYGVTYVGAREQIKRRLEEKGVITDERMLFSAACYSAKVTLAALGEIFEAARAIMSWLGDCAKIIATDNHPVRWTTPLGLPVVQPYCRSERHLIRTSLQVLALQREGNTVDVRKQRTAFPPNFVHSLDGTHMMMTAVACREAGLNFAGVHDSYWTHACDVDTMNRILREKFVELYSTPILEDLLQSFQESYPNLVFPPVPKRGGFDLKEVLKSQYFFN; this is encoded by the exons atGGCTTCCCCCGCGGcgccttctccttctctctccATATACCAAACCTCTCTCTTTCACCCCCAAACTTCCCTCGTCACCTGGCTTAAACCTCCTTCCTCCTCCGCCCTCTTCCGCCGCAAACCCACCAAACGCCTCCTACCTCCGATCTCAGcagcttcttcctcctcctcttccaccTCTCTCTCCCTCACCGAGAAGCCCACCACCGTCCATTTCCACGGAAACCTCATCGAGAGCTTCGAGAGCCACGACTCCTTCCCCGGAGCCATCAAAGGAGCCGCCTTTACCGAGAATCCCGTCGAAAGGAGCGAACTTTCCGCAACGAGGAGGCTCTTCACGCAAGACCCACCATGGATCTCCGCCTTGTTCCTCAAGGGTCTGACTAAAATGACTGTGAAGATCGAGCGGAAGGACATCGACAAGAGGAAGTTCGATTCCCTGAGGAGGCGGCAGGTGAAGGAAGAGACCGAGGCCTGGGAGAGGATGGTTGAAGAGTACAGAGACTTGGAGAAGGAGATGTGCGAGAAGAGCCTCGCTCCCAACTTGCCTTACGTGAAACACATGTTCCTGGGTTGGTTCCAGCCGTTGAAAGAGGTGATAGAGAGGGAGCAGAGGCTGCAGAAGAACAAGAGCAAGAAGGTCAGAGCGGCTTACGCGCCTCACATCGAGCTCTTGCCTGCTGACAAAATGGCGGTTATTGTGATGCATAAGATGATGGGTTTGGTTATGTCTGGACATGAGGATGGGTGTATCCAAGTTGTTCAGGCTGCTGTTAGTATCGGCATAGCTATAGAGCATGAG gtGAGGATTCATAATTTTTTGAAGAGAACTCGGAAGAACAATGCAGGGGACTCACAGGAGGAGTTGAAGGATAAGCAGTTGCTTAGGAAACGTGTCAATAGTTTGATTCGTAGGAAAAGGATTATTGATGCTCTGAAAGTGGTGAAAAGTGAAGGTATCAAACCATGGGGACGAGCTACACAAGCTAAG CTTGGAAGCCGTCTGCTAGAACTATTGATGGAAACAGCTTATGTGCAACCTCCACTGACCCAGTCAGGAGACTCTATACCCGAGTTTCGACCTGCTTTCAGACACAAATTTAAAACCGTCACCAAGTATCCAGG GTCAAAGCTGGTGAGGAGATATGGGGTTATTGAATGTGACTCGCTTCTCCTTGCAGGACTGGATAAATCT GCTAAGCATATGTTAATTCCTTATGTTCCAATGTTGGTACCACCAAAGAGATGGAGAGG ATATGACAAGGGTGGTTATTTGTTTTTGCCTTCCTACATTATGCGTACTCATGGATCCAAAAAGCAGCAAGATGCACTTAAAGATATTAGTTCCAAGACTGCCCATAGAGTATTTGAG GCGTTGGATACACTTGGGAACACCAAGTGGAGAGTTAATAGGAAAATACTTGATGTGGTAGAAAGGCTCTGGGCTGATGGAGGCAACATTGCAGGCTTAGTTAATCGGGAAGAC GTTCCCATACCAGAGAAACCTTCCTCTGAGGATCCAGAAGAACTCCAATCCTGGAAATGGAGTGTACGAAAGGCCAAGAAGACCAACAGAGAGAGACATTCTCTAAGATGTGATGTTGAGCTCAAGCTTTCT GTGGCTAGAAAAATGAAAGACGAGGAAGGATTCTACTACCCTCACAATCTCGACTTCAGGGGCCGTGCATACCCAATGCATCCTCATCTGAATCATCTGAGCTCTGATCTCTGCCGTGGAACCCTTGAGTTTGCTGAAGGACGACCGCTCGGAAAGTCAGGCTTGTACTGGCTGAAAATACATTTAGCGAACCTCTACGCAGGCGGTGTTGAAAAGCTTTCGCACGAGGGGCGTCTGTCTTTTGTGGAAAACCATTTGGATGATATAATGGACTCAGCTGAAAATGCTATTCATGGGAGACGATGGTGGTTGAAGGCTGAGGATCCTTTTCAGTGTTTAGCTGCTTGTGTAGTACTGGCACAGGCCTTGAAAAGTCCTTCTCCTTACTCTGTAATCTCCCACTTGCCTATACATCAG GATGGGTCATGCAATGGTCTACAGCATTATGCAGCTTTGGGAAGAGATAGT TTTGAAGCTGCGGCAGTTAATCTAGTTGCGGGAGAAAAACCAGCTGATGTCTATTCTGAGATTTCATTGAG GGTCCATGAAATAATGAAGAAGGACAGCAGCAAGGATCCTGAGTCGAACCCAACCGCTGCATTGGCAAAGATTCTTATCAATCAA GTCGACAGGAAGCTGGTAAAGCAGACGGTGATGACGTCGGTATATGGAGTCACATATGTCGGAGCGCGTGAACAAATAAAAAGGAGGTTAGAGGAGAAAGGTGTTATCACTGACGAGAGAATGTTATTTTCTGCGGCTTGTTACTCAGCAAAA GTGACACTAGCCGCCCTGGGAGAGATATTTGAAGCGGCACGTGCCATTATGAGCTGGCTTGGTGATTGTGCAAAG ATAATCGCTACAGATAATCATCCAGTGCGATGGACAACACCTCTTGGACTTCCTGTTGTGCAACCCTATTGCAGAAGTGAAAGACATCTG ATAAGAACATCTCTTCAGGTTTTGGCTCTGCAGCGAGAGGGTAACACG GTGGATGTTAGGAAACAAAGAACAGCGTTTCCTCCAAACTTTGTGCACTCGCTGGACGGCACTCACATGATGATGACTGCGGTTGCATGTCGGGAAGCTGGCCTAAACTTTGCAGGTGTGCATGACTCCTACTGGACGCATGCATGTGATGTTGACACAATGAACAGAATACTTAGAGAGAAATTCGTTGAGCTTTACAGCACACCCATCCTTGAAGAT TTACTCCAAAGTTTCCAAGAGTCATACCCGAATCTGGTGTTTCCTCCAGTACCAAAGAGAGGTGGTTTCGATTTAAAGGAAGTGCTCAAATCACAGTACTTCTTCAACTAA
- the LOC103842382 gene encoding F-box/LRR-repeat protein At3g58930: MDRLSSLPDELLYHILSLLPTKSAVVTSSLSKRWLNLWKLNPNLDIDDSLFIHPQHGKGESQHIRQSFVRFVDSVLAMQGDSPINTFSLKCITGIHPDTVNRWIRNVLQRGVSDLSLFTDFTCEDTEEDSYQLPRELFLSRTLVKLNLRSEHCVDWWWPGGIWSDSLALGVLKSLSIDSDLIFCGEVEEFIPSFTALEELRMGSMEWRESDVTVSSATLRTMSLHGTGCEEFVNPTSVSFDTPNLRVLSYYDLVAEDYPLVNMKKLCDATINLILTDKQVKRLREPNNEFWEEEEEEVEDEGNVVVNFGNVVKLMNGIQNVQKLSFTADTLEVLSQCCDTMPVFNNLKFLGITSEEGRGWQAMPALLKNCPRLETIILEGLLHYVTDKCGDACPCISREGKGRSLRACPVNRLEIQGFRATMKEMTMIKHFLDYFPGLKRLDVVIEDNEPTQLRNPELSKCVKEMFSLYSRLYPSCNVELMVSSFLQKKWRAQGHI; the protein is encoded by the exons ATGGATCGTCTCAGCAGTCTACCAGACGAGCTTCTTTATCACATCCTCTCCCTCCTCCCCACAAAGTCCGCCGTTGTGACCTCTTCCCTCTCAAAGAGATGGCTCAACCTCTGGAAACTCAATCCCAACCTCGACATCGACGACTCCCTCTTCATCCATCCCCAACATGGCAAAGGAGAGAGCCAACACATTCGTCAGAGCTTCGTCCGCTTCGTGGACAGCGTACTCGCTATGCAGGGCGACTCTCCCATCAACACCTTCTCCCTAAAATGCATCACCGGCATCCATCCAGACACCGTCAACCGTTGGATACGCAACGTCCTGCAACGCGGCGTTTCGGACCTCAGCCTCTTCACTGATTTCACTTGCGAGGATACCGAAGAGGATAGCTACCAGTTGCCTAGAGAGTTGTTCCTTAGTAGGACGCTCGTTAAGCTGAATCTAAGAAGCGAGCATTGCGTTGACTGGTGGTGGCCGGGCGGAATCTGGAGTGATTCTTTAGCCTTAGGTGTGCTTAAGAGTCTTAGCATTGACTCTGACTTGATTTTCTGCGGCGAGGTTGAAGAGTTTATTCCTTCTTTCACTGCCCTTGAGGAGCTGCGGATGGGTAGCATGGAGTGGAGAGAGTCGGATGTGACTGTGTCGAGTGCCACCCTGAGAACGATGAGTCTCCACGGCACGGGGTGTGAAGAGTTTGTGAATCCGACTAGCGTTTCTTTTGATACTCCGAACCTGCGTGTGTTAAGCTACTATGACTTGGTTGCGGAAGACTATCCGTTGGTCAATATGAAGAAGCTGTGTGATGCTACTATCAATCTTATACTAACTGATAAACAGGTTAAGCGACTAAGAGAGCCGAACAATGAGTtttgggaggaggaggaggaggaggttgaGGATGAGGGTAATGTTGTTGTCAACTTTGGTAATGTGGTGAAGCTCATGAATGGGATACAGAATGTTCAGAAGCTTTCCTTCACTGCTGATACTCTCGAG GTGCTTTCTCAATGCTGTGATACAATGCCAGTGTTCAACAACCTCAAGTTCTTAGGCATTACGAGTGAAGAAGGTCGAGGATGGCAAGCAATGCCAGCTCTTCTTAAGAACTGTCCACGTCTAGAAACTATAATCCTTGAG GGTCTGTTACATTATGTAACTGATAAGTGTGGGGATGCTTGTCCCTGCATATCTAGGGAAGGCAAAGGTCGTTCACTCAGGGCTTGTCCGGTGAATAGGTTGGAGATTCAGGGGTTTCGAGCAACGATGAAAGAGATGACCATGATAAAGCATTTCTTGGACTATTTTCCAGGTTTGAAGAGGCTTGACGTCGTCATTGAAGACAACGAACCTACGCAGCTCAGAAACCCGGAGTTGTCTAAATGTGTCAAGGAGATGTTCAGTCTCTACAGCAGGTTGTATCCGAGTTGCAACGTCGAGCTCATGGTGAGTAGTTTCTTGCAAAAGAAGTGGCGTGCACAAGGACATATCTGA
- the LOC103842383 gene encoding uncharacterized protein LOC103842383 — MKSRNLRPASKLPVKLEIVEDFLEEENGPANKRSKLWSNGTSVSLIPPNLLDEPSPLGLSLRKSPSLQDLIQMRLSQSVKKETIANASSLVGTVEKLKASNFPATVLRIGQWEYKSRYEGDLVAKCYFAKHKLVWEVLEQGLKSKIEIQWSDIMALKASCPEDEPGTLTIVLARRPLFYRETNPQPRKHTLWQATSDFTDGQASMNRQHFLQCPPGILNKHIEKLLQCDHRLFCLSREPEMNFDTLFSDTRQSIFEDPSVSGAQSSSEHMSLSHDALSPSSVMDARAIEGGVGARNWNQIHQSISMNDFLAFLSDQANCENNPEFEDMKQLLLSDTQAETSDEKSVMSKVNSFYNLLETAANDGKEIGLDNNNNSNKRHNKTEEGSIVLDHASSSMSRKDSFSDLLAHLPRITSLPKFLFNISEEDGDA, encoded by the exons ATGAAATCGAGGAATCTAAGACCGGCGTCCAAGTTACCGGTCAAACTAGAGATCGTCGAGGATTTTCTGGAAGAAGAGAACGGTCCTGCTAACAAGCGATCTAAG CTATGGAGCAATGGAACAAGCGTGTCTCTTATACCACCGAACCTACTTGATGAGCCAAGTCCTTTGGGACTGAGCCTAAGAAAGAGCCCATCTCTGCAAGATCTCATTCAGATGAGACTCTCTCAAAGTGTTAAGAAAGAAACCATAGCCAATGCTTCTTCTCTTGTCGGAACCGTTGAGAAGCTCAAAGCTTCAAACTTCCCTGCTACCGTTCTCAGGATTGGCCAATGGGAG TACAAATCGAGGTACGAAGGTGATCTGGTGGCGAAATGTTACTTTGCAAAACACAAACTTGTGTGGGAAGTGTTGGAACAAGGACTTAAGAGCAAGATCGAGATTCAATGGTCAGATATAATGGCGTTGAAGGCAAGTTGTCCAGAAGATGAGCCTGGAACGTTGACCATCGTG CTGGCAAGGCGACCGTTGTTTTACAGGGAGACTAATCCGCAGCCTAGGAAGCATACTTTGTGGCAGGCAACATCAGATTTTACTGATGGTCAAGCCAGCATGAACAG GCAACATTTTCTGCAATGTCCCCCTGGGATATTGAACAAGCATATAGAGAAGCTTCTCCAGTGCGATCATCGCTTGTTCTGTCTAAGCCGAGAGCCTGAGATGAATTTCGACACGCTCTTCTCTGATACACGACAGTCTATATTCGAGGATCCTTCAGTGTCTGGGGCTCAGTCATCATCAGAACATATGTCTCTGTCTCATGACGCACTCTCGCCTAGCTCAG TGATGGATGCTCGTGCAATCGAAGGAGGAGTCGGTGCAAGAAACTGGAATCAGATACACCAATCTATCTCCATGAACGACTTCCTTGCGTTTCTGTCGGATCAAGCTAACTGTGAGAACAACCCTGAGTTTGAGGACATGAAACAGCTGCTGCTAAGCGACACGCAGGCCGAGACATCGGATGAGAAGTCTGTAATGTCGAAGGTGAACTCTTTCTACAACCTCTTGGAGACCGCTGCTAACGATGGGAAAGAGATTGGGCtagataacaacaacaacagcaacaagaGACACAACAAAACTGAAGAAGGCAGTATAGTTCTTGATCATGCTTCGAGCAGCATGTCAAGGAAAGACTCGTTTAGCGATCTGTTAGCACACCTTCCTAGGATCACATCCCTACCAAAGTTCTTGTTCAATATTTCAGAAGAAGACGGTGATGCATAA
- the LOC103842385 gene encoding 50S ribosomal protein L35, chloroplastic yields MASLSMASVNLSFSPLRSPPKVSTHASVQFARFSSSSLASAHCISGLRAVLPQKISTVVSQSSQRLQTLTVFAHKGYKMKTHKASAKRFRVTGRGKIVRRRSGKQHLLAKKNNKRKLRLSKMHEVSRSDYDNVIGALPYLKVNRKAT; encoded by the exons ATGGCGTCTCTCTCCATGGCTTCCGTCAACCTTAGCTTCTCTCCCTTACGCTCTCCTCCAAAGGTCTCCACTCACGCTTCCGTTCAATTCGCTCGGTTCAGCTCGTCGAGTCTTGCCTCAGCTCACTGCATTTCTGGGCTTCGCGCGGTTCTTCCTCAGAAGATATCCACCGTCGTCTCTCAGAGTTCTCAGAGGCTTCAGACTCTTACCGTTTTCGCTCATAAGGGATACAAGATGAAGACCCACAAG GCCTCGGCGAAGAGGTTCAGGGTGACGGGTAGAGGGAAGATAGTGAGGAGGAGGTCCGGGAAGCAGCATTTGTTAGCTAAGAAGAACAACAAGAGGAAGCTGCGTCTTTCCAAAATG CATGAAGTGAGCCGGAGTGACTATGACAATGTGATAGGCGCTCTTCCCTACCTGAAAGTCAACCGAAAGGCGACTTAA
- the LOC103842386 gene encoding QWRF motif-containing protein 4 isoform X2, which translates to METFYGSKKASMRKQQQQSLTDTTRPPLVPAEKNNAVAASATRRSRTMEVSSRYRSSTPTKTRRCPSPNATRTVSSSRAISAERKRSSTPTTPTNPSTPVSDVPVASRRLSTTGQGLWPSTMRSLSVSFQSDSVSVPVSKKEKPLVSIDRTLRPSSNVTHKQKSVTTTTTTTTKNVSAGQSENSKPVDGPPHSRLIEQHRWPSRIGGKIISDSMNRSLDLGDKAVRRMSNKPLQKSSSDTARLLSSYESNGSPTSSEDLESRHRLLSASLLDRATSARVHPLSAPGSRTASPSRSSFSSSSSNSRGMSPLRGLSPSRGSCLRSSTPPRGVSPSRIRQSNTCTQSSTTTTTSVLSFIADVKKGKKTTYLEDVHQLRLLYNRYSQWRFANARAEGVRYIQSLIAEETLYNVWHATSDLRDLVTSQRICLQQMKLEIKLEDILTKQMVCLEDWAILEREHVSSLAGAIADLEANTLRLPLTGGTKVDLRSLKLAMSSAFDVMHAMGSSIWSLHSQMEEVTKLVSDLSVIATKENFMLGRCEDMLASTAIMEKRVAS; encoded by the exons ATGGAAACGTTTTATGGTTCCAAGAAAGCATCAATGAGGAAGCAGCAACAGCAATCTCTAACAGATACTACAAGACCTCCTCTTGTCCCAGCGGAGAAGAACAATGCAGTTGCTGCTTCCGCCACTCGCCGGTCTAGAACAATGGAAGTCAGTTCAAGATACAGATCATCAACTCCTACTAAAACAAGGAGATGCCCTTCGCCTAACGCCACGAGGACTGTCTCTTCAAGCAGAGCTATTTCAGCAGAGAGGAAACGCTCCTCAACGCCAACCACTCCCACTAACCCGTCCACACCGGTTAGTGATGTACCGGTTGCGTCTAGGAGACTATCTACTACTGGTCAAGGCTTATGGCCTTCTACTATGAGAAGCCTCAGCGTTTCATTTCAGTCTGATTCAGTCTCGGTTCCCGTTAGTAAGAAGGAGAAACCACTTGTTTCGATTGATCGGACACTGAGACCATCTTCGAATGTAACACATAAACAAAAGAGtgtgacaacaacaacaacaacaacaacaaagaatgTATCTGCAGGTCAATCAGAGAATTCAAAACCTGTAGATGGTCCACCTCATAGTAGGTTAATAGAACAGCATAGATGGCCTAGTAGAATCGGTGGAAAGATCATCTCAGATTCTATGAACAGAAGCTTGGATCTTGGTGATAAAGCGGTTAGGAGAATGTCTAATAAACCTTTGCAGAAGTCTTCTAGTGACACAGCAAGGTTGTTGTCCTCTTACGAAAGTAATGGATCTCCAACAAGCTCAGAAGATTTAGAGTCTAGACACAGGCTTTTGTCTGCAAGTTTGTTAGATAGAGCAACTTCAGCTAGAGTGCATCCCTTGTCTGCTCCTGGTTCACGCACTGCTTCTCCTAGCAGATCCTCGttttcatcatcatcctctAACTCTAGAGGGATGAGTCCCTTGAGAGGATTGAGTCCTTCAAGAGGCTCTTGTTTGAGGTCGTCTACACCGCCGAGAGGTGTGAGTCCTTCCCGGATAAGACAAAGCAATACATGCACACAATCGAGTACCACCACCACAACATCGGTTCTTAGTTTCATCGCTGATGTTAAGAAAGGAAAAAAGACAACTTACTTAGAAGATGTTCATCAGCTCCGCTTGCTTTATAATAGATATTCGCAGTGGCGGTTCGCAAATGCTAGAGCTGAGGGTGTAAGATACATTCAGAGTTTAATTGCTGAg GAAACTCTATACAATGTCTGGCATGCAACATCAGACCTGAGAGATCTTGTGACATCCCAAAGAATTTGTCTCCAGCAGATGAAGCTAGAAATCAAGCTTGAAGATATCTTAACTAAGCAG ATGGTTTGCCTTGAAGATTGGGCCATACTTGAGAGAGAACATGTCAGTTCTTTAGCTGGTGCCATTGCAGACTTGGAAGCAAATACTCTGCGCCTTCCATTAACCGGAGGAACAAAG GTGGACCTCAGATCTCTGAAGTTGGCTATGTCATCAGCTTTTGATGTAATGCATGCTATGGGATCATCCATATGGTCTTTACACTCTCAG ATGGAAGAGGTGACTAAGCTAGTTTCAGATCTCTCCGTTATAGCTACAAAGGAGAATTTTATGCTTGGCAGATGTGAAGATATGTTGGCATCAACAGCAATCATGGAG AAGAGAGTAGCCTCATGA
- the LOC103842386 gene encoding QWRF motif-containing protein 4 isoform X1 produces the protein METFYGSKKASMRKQQQQSLTDTTRPPLVPAEKNNAVAASATRRSRTMEVSSRYRSSTPTKTRRCPSPNATRTVSSSRAISAERKRSSTPTTPTNPSTPVSDVPVASRRLSTTGQGLWPSTMRSLSVSFQSDSVSVPVSKKEKPLVSIDRTLRPSSNVTHKQKSVTTTTTTTTKNVSAGQSENSKPVDGPPHSRLIEQHRWPSRIGGKIISDSMNRSLDLGDKAVRRMSNKPLQKSSSDTARLLSSYESNGSPTSSEDLESRHRLLSASLLDRATSARVHPLSAPGSRTASPSRSSFSSSSSNSRGMSPLRGLSPSRGSCLRSSTPPRGVSPSRIRQSNTCTQSSTTTTTSVLSFIADVKKGKKTTYLEDVHQLRLLYNRYSQWRFANARAEGVRYIQSLIAEETLYNVWHATSDLRDLVTSQRICLQQMKLEIKLEDILTKQMVCLEDWAILEREHVSSLAGAIADLEANTLRLPLTGGTKVDLRSLKLAMSSAFDVMHAMGSSIWSLHSQMEEVTKLVSDLSVIATKENFMLGRCEDMLASTAIMEVEESSLMTHLMQKKQEEEEMMLSLPCCH, from the exons ATGGAAACGTTTTATGGTTCCAAGAAAGCATCAATGAGGAAGCAGCAACAGCAATCTCTAACAGATACTACAAGACCTCCTCTTGTCCCAGCGGAGAAGAACAATGCAGTTGCTGCTTCCGCCACTCGCCGGTCTAGAACAATGGAAGTCAGTTCAAGATACAGATCATCAACTCCTACTAAAACAAGGAGATGCCCTTCGCCTAACGCCACGAGGACTGTCTCTTCAAGCAGAGCTATTTCAGCAGAGAGGAAACGCTCCTCAACGCCAACCACTCCCACTAACCCGTCCACACCGGTTAGTGATGTACCGGTTGCGTCTAGGAGACTATCTACTACTGGTCAAGGCTTATGGCCTTCTACTATGAGAAGCCTCAGCGTTTCATTTCAGTCTGATTCAGTCTCGGTTCCCGTTAGTAAGAAGGAGAAACCACTTGTTTCGATTGATCGGACACTGAGACCATCTTCGAATGTAACACATAAACAAAAGAGtgtgacaacaacaacaacaacaacaacaaagaatgTATCTGCAGGTCAATCAGAGAATTCAAAACCTGTAGATGGTCCACCTCATAGTAGGTTAATAGAACAGCATAGATGGCCTAGTAGAATCGGTGGAAAGATCATCTCAGATTCTATGAACAGAAGCTTGGATCTTGGTGATAAAGCGGTTAGGAGAATGTCTAATAAACCTTTGCAGAAGTCTTCTAGTGACACAGCAAGGTTGTTGTCCTCTTACGAAAGTAATGGATCTCCAACAAGCTCAGAAGATTTAGAGTCTAGACACAGGCTTTTGTCTGCAAGTTTGTTAGATAGAGCAACTTCAGCTAGAGTGCATCCCTTGTCTGCTCCTGGTTCACGCACTGCTTCTCCTAGCAGATCCTCGttttcatcatcatcctctAACTCTAGAGGGATGAGTCCCTTGAGAGGATTGAGTCCTTCAAGAGGCTCTTGTTTGAGGTCGTCTACACCGCCGAGAGGTGTGAGTCCTTCCCGGATAAGACAAAGCAATACATGCACACAATCGAGTACCACCACCACAACATCGGTTCTTAGTTTCATCGCTGATGTTAAGAAAGGAAAAAAGACAACTTACTTAGAAGATGTTCATCAGCTCCGCTTGCTTTATAATAGATATTCGCAGTGGCGGTTCGCAAATGCTAGAGCTGAGGGTGTAAGATACATTCAGAGTTTAATTGCTGAg GAAACTCTATACAATGTCTGGCATGCAACATCAGACCTGAGAGATCTTGTGACATCCCAAAGAATTTGTCTCCAGCAGATGAAGCTAGAAATCAAGCTTGAAGATATCTTAACTAAGCAG ATGGTTTGCCTTGAAGATTGGGCCATACTTGAGAGAGAACATGTCAGTTCTTTAGCTGGTGCCATTGCAGACTTGGAAGCAAATACTCTGCGCCTTCCATTAACCGGAGGAACAAAG GTGGACCTCAGATCTCTGAAGTTGGCTATGTCATCAGCTTTTGATGTAATGCATGCTATGGGATCATCCATATGGTCTTTACACTCTCAG ATGGAAGAGGTGACTAAGCTAGTTTCAGATCTCTCCGTTATAGCTACAAAGGAGAATTTTATGCTTGGCAGATGTGAAGATATGTTGGCATCAACAGCAATCATGGAG GTAGAAGAGAGTAGCCTCATGACTCATTTAATGcaaaagaagcaagaagaagaagagatgatgcTAAGTCTTCCTTGTTGTCATTAA
- the LOC103842435 gene encoding probable F-box protein At5g04010, producing MSLSASVVVPRVLSSPAVMRQNPLKRKRDDEITVHEEDDVHEHTKPHPPSWETLCVLGPYMDPETLAVASCVSTTWLECFSSDDLWKALLTTRSSQRSSPYEIVLKNTESISCKHLVSAVETDAKRRRKDQVAEPVKISLSDLSFIIHVSTKTNKASVYKKGKDLEFGPSDKFQLEADVSNAAITAGEDDVMMTWQVMYKEKFFTIADTTRSLGTKNGWFTDKLEDKCNRKLVGDVKPSFKGEVLEKIGFSVVDSDGWGSLLLDGFLRYLQRFFLE from the coding sequence ATGTCTCTCTCTGCCTCCGTCGTTGTTCCACGTGTTTTGTCATCTCCTGCCGTCATGAGACAAAACCCCCTGAAACGCAAACGTGACGACGAGATCACTGTgcatgaagaagatgatgtgcATGAACATACCAAACCGCATCCACCGTCTTGGGAGACTCTATGCGTTCTTGGCCCTTACATGGATCCAGAGACTCTCGCCGTTGCCTCTTGCGTCTCAACCACGTGGTTAGAGTGTTTCTCCTCGGACGATCTATGGAAGGCTCTCTTAACCACAAGGTCCTCACAGCGCTCTTCTCCCTATGAGATCGTATTGAAAAACACTGAAAGCATCTCGTGCAAACACCTTGTCTCCGCCGTTGAAACGGACGCCAAACGCCGACGCAAAGATCAAGTCGCGGAACCTGTCAAGATATCACTCTCTGATCTCAGCTTCATCATCCACGTGTCAACTAAAACAAACAAAGCATCGGTTTACAAAAAGGGTAAAGATCTCGAGTTTGGTCCTAGCGACAAGTTCCAGTTAGAAGCCGACGTAAGCAACGCAGCTATCACTGCCGGTGAAGATGACGTGATGATGACATGGCAAGTCATGTACAAGGAAAAGTTCTTCACAATAGCTGATACTACACGATCGTTGGGCACAAAGAATGGCTGGTTCACTGATAAACTTGAGGACAAGTGTAACCGCAAGCTAGTAGGTGACGTCAAGCCGAGTTTTAAAGGCGAAGTTCTTGAGAAGATTGGATTTTCGGTAGTAGACTCAGATGGCTGGGGATCTCTGTTACTTGACGGGTTTTTGAGATATCTTCAGCGGTTTTTCTTGGAATAA